In Treponema rectale, a single genomic region encodes these proteins:
- a CDS encoding acyl-CoA thioesterase, with amino-acid sequence MKCSSFLTVRSYECDSYSHVNNAVYLNYLEFARMDYLNQIGFPYNDVVKAGYFLYVTHVDIHYKASAFLNDKIIIETTPVKLGAVSGTLHQIIRKEDGTVCAEADVTWASVKNGGIPAKLPKEFLVEGLKP; translated from the coding sequence ATGAAGTGTTCCAGCTTTCTTACAGTCCGTTCATATGAATGCGACAGCTACTCCCACGTTAATAATGCCGTATATCTTAATTATCTTGAGTTTGCAAGAATGGACTATCTTAATCAGATAGGCTTCCCTTACAATGATGTTGTAAAAGCCGGATACTTTCTTTATGTAACTCATGTGGACATTCATTACAAAGCATCCGCATTTCTTAACGATAAAATAATTATAGAAACAACTCCCGTAAAACTTGGCGCTGTCAGCGGAACCCTGCACCAGATTATCCGTAAGGAAGACGGAACTGTATGTGCAGAAGCTGATGTAACATGGGCAAGCGTAAAGAACGGAGGAATTCCTGCTAAATTACCGAAAGAATTTCTTGTAGAAGGATTAAAGCCCTGA
- a CDS encoding FAD:protein FMN transferase: protein MKHVSKKFVLLPAAAVLFFSCSSEREASLSFMAMDTFMTLKCRAEEPEKLNQEVKAEVERLEALFSVTDSQSDFYRVNDAAEYPVIVSDSTRDLLELSVKYSELTDGALDITMYPVLREWGFTNGNYHVPSSDKIDSLLKNVGYKNLKLDGNFITLKEGQMLDPGAVGKGYAGDAAVELYKKNGVRSALIDLGGNIQLLGKKPDGKDWRVALRNPWGGSPVLTVKVHDCAVITSGGYERHFVADDGKSYIHIFDPATGRPVDNSLVSATIIAEKGVYADALSTAVFVMGEEKAFELWKKCSDFEMVLLKNDRSAVYTEGLEKKLEMDFDFTSVTVLKRK from the coding sequence ATGAAGCATGTAAGTAAAAAATTTGTTCTGCTTCCGGCAGCTGCAGTTTTATTTTTTTCCTGTTCTTCAGAAAGGGAAGCCTCTTTGAGTTTTATGGCCATGGATACCTTCATGACTTTAAAGTGCCGTGCTGAAGAGCCTGAAAAACTTAATCAGGAAGTAAAAGCAGAAGTTGAGCGGCTGGAGGCATTGTTTTCAGTTACTGATTCTCAAAGTGATTTTTACAGGGTGAACGATGCTGCGGAATATCCGGTTATTGTAAGCGACAGTACCCGTGACCTTCTGGAACTGTCTGTTAAGTATTCTGAACTTACGGACGGGGCTTTGGATATAACCATGTATCCTGTTCTTCGTGAATGGGGATTTACTAACGGAAATTATCATGTTCCGTCTTCCGATAAGATAGATTCGCTTTTAAAGAATGTCGGATACAAGAATCTGAAGCTGGACGGGAATTTTATAACGCTGAAAGAAGGACAGATGCTTGATCCTGGTGCCGTAGGCAAGGGGTATGCAGGAGATGCTGCAGTTGAACTGTATAAAAAAAACGGTGTCAGGTCGGCTTTAATTGATCTTGGCGGAAACATTCAGCTCCTGGGAAAAAAGCCGGATGGAAAAGACTGGAGGGTTGCACTTAGAAATCCCTGGGGCGGTTCACCGGTACTTACTGTAAAAGTACATGACTGTGCTGTAATTACCAGCGGCGGTTACGAAAGGCACTTTGTTGCTGATGACGGAAAATCATATATTCATATTTTTGATCCTGCAACAGGACGACCGGTCGATAATTCCCTGGTTTCTGCAACGATAATAGCAGAAAAAGGAGTGTACGCGGATGCTTTGAGTACAGCGGTTTTTGTAATGGGAGAGGAAAAAGCCTTTGAACTGTGGAAGAAGTGTTCTGATTTTGAAATGGTACTTTTGAAAAATGACCGGTCTGCCGTTTATACAGAGGGACTTGAGAAAAAGCTTGAGATGGATTTTGATTTTACTTCGGTAACAGTTTTGAAACGAAAATGA